One Sodalis praecaptivus DNA segment encodes these proteins:
- the flhD gene encoding flagellar transcriptional regulator FlhD, protein MSSDNLLRNIHEINLSYLLLAQELIKKDKKVAGFRLGVGEDTLDKLAGLSLSELIKLGEINQLICLLRLDDEQIINCLTRESRVDELQQVHTGIVLSTQLLNSATPDPTRLLKE, encoded by the coding sequence ATGAGTAGTGATAACCTTCTCAGGAATATACATGAAATAAATCTATCCTATCTCTTACTCGCCCAGGAGCTTATCAAAAAAGATAAGAAGGTAGCGGGATTCCGTCTTGGGGTGGGCGAAGACACGCTGGATAAACTGGCGGGACTTTCTCTGTCTGAATTGATAAAGCTTGGCGAAATCAACCAGCTTATTTGTCTGCTGCGCCTGGATGACGAGCAGATCATCAATTGCCTGACGCGCGAATCCCGTGTTGATGAGTTACAGCAGGTCCATACAGGGATTGTGCTGTCCACGCAGTTGCTTAATTCAGCGACTCCCGATCCTACCCGTTTGCTTAAGGAATGA
- the motA gene encoding flagellar motor stator protein MotA: protein MLVIVGYIIVFMSIFGGFLLAEGQLGALFQPAEFMIIVGAGLGTFIVGNNGKAIYATVKSIPRLFRSSRYNKAMYMDIMALMYRLLSKSRQSGLITLEKEIDDPHNSVIFNHYPSLLADKLVIDFLIDYLRLMVSGNLNAYEIEALMNEEIETYEQENDIPVNSLLQVGDALPAFGIVAAVMGVVNALAAADRPAGELGALIANAMVGTLLGILLAYGCVMPLGALLKQKGDEHIKMLHCIRVTLLSSLNGYAPPIAIEFGRKTLYTSERPSFEELEAHLRQIKKTGLMESADTTVNS, encoded by the coding sequence GTGCTAGTTATCGTTGGTTATATCATTGTGTTTATGTCGATTTTTGGTGGATTTTTGTTAGCTGAAGGACAACTCGGCGCCTTATTTCAGCCTGCGGAATTTATGATTATCGTGGGCGCGGGTTTAGGTACCTTTATTGTAGGAAATAATGGTAAGGCTATCTATGCTACCGTAAAGTCAATTCCGCGCTTGTTCCGTTCATCGCGTTATAATAAAGCGATGTATATGGATATCATGGCGCTGATGTATCGCCTACTGTCCAAAAGTCGTCAGTCCGGATTGATAACGCTGGAAAAAGAGATTGACGATCCGCATAACAGCGTTATTTTCAATCACTATCCTTCGTTGCTCGCAGATAAATTGGTTATCGATTTCCTTATTGATTACCTGCGTCTGATGGTCAGCGGTAATCTCAACGCTTATGAAATTGAAGCGCTGATGAATGAGGAGATAGAAACTTATGAACAAGAAAATGATATCCCGGTAAACAGCCTGCTGCAGGTAGGTGATGCGTTGCCCGCCTTCGGTATCGTCGCGGCGGTAATGGGCGTGGTAAATGCCCTGGCCGCGGCGGACCGACCCGCAGGCGAACTCGGCGCCTTGATCGCCAATGCGATGGTGGGAACCTTGCTCGGTATTCTCCTGGCCTACGGATGCGTGATGCCCCTGGGGGCATTGCTTAAGCAGAAAGGCGATGAACATATCAAGATGTTGCACTGCATTCGCGTGACATTGCTCTCCAGTTTGAACGGCTATGCGCCGCCGATCGCGATAGAGTTCGGCCGCAAGACTTTATATACCTCTGAACGCCCCTCTTTTGAGGAATTGGAAGCCCACCTGCGCCAGATAAAAAAAACCGGTCTGATGGAATCTGCTGATACGACGGTCAATTCATGA
- a CDS encoding multidrug efflux MFS transporter, translated as MEAWKVNIISVWLGCFFTGLAMSQILPFLPLYVEQLGVHSHESLSLWSGMVFSATFLVSAVVSPLWGSMADRRGRKLMLLRASLGMAVVIALQAFVTSVWQLLLLRALMGLTSGYIPNAMALVASQVPREKSGWALGTLSTGQVSGVIIGPLLGGFMADHLGLRVVFLITAGLMTVSFLVTLLLIKERVVRVKKADQLHGRAVFAALPYPRLILTLFITTMMIQLTNSSISPILTLFIKELSANRDNLAFISGAIAAVPGVSALLAAPRLGRLGDRIGTARVLMTALGCLIALFCIMALVRTPLQLGALRFMMGFAEGALMPAVQTLLLKYSSDQVTGRIFGYNQSFMYLGNVAGPLVGSSISALLGFRWVFIATAALVLINTWQLHAGMRKLGAAREQKSV; from the coding sequence ATGGAAGCCTGGAAGGTCAATATTATCTCCGTTTGGCTGGGATGTTTTTTTACCGGCCTGGCCATGAGCCAAATCCTGCCGTTTTTGCCGCTGTATGTGGAACAGCTCGGCGTACACTCTCACGAATCACTGAGTCTCTGGTCCGGCATGGTGTTCAGCGCCACCTTTTTGGTCTCGGCCGTCGTGTCACCGTTGTGGGGCAGTATGGCTGACCGGCGCGGGCGCAAGCTGATGCTGCTGCGCGCCTCGCTTGGCATGGCGGTGGTGATCGCCCTACAGGCTTTCGTCACCAGCGTTTGGCAATTGCTGCTGCTGCGCGCGCTGATGGGGCTGACGTCGGGATATATTCCCAACGCCATGGCGCTGGTGGCGTCGCAGGTGCCGCGGGAGAAAAGCGGCTGGGCGCTCGGCACGCTGTCGACCGGCCAGGTTTCCGGCGTGATCATCGGCCCGCTGCTGGGCGGATTTATGGCCGACCATCTCGGCCTGCGGGTGGTCTTTCTTATCACCGCCGGTCTGATGACGGTCAGTTTTCTCGTCACGTTGCTGTTAATCAAAGAGCGCGTGGTGAGGGTGAAAAAGGCCGATCAGCTGCACGGGCGTGCGGTATTCGCCGCGCTGCCCTATCCGCGATTGATTCTGACGCTGTTCATCACCACCATGATGATACAGTTGACCAACAGCTCCATCAGCCCGATATTAACCCTATTTATCAAAGAACTGTCCGCCAATCGCGATAATCTGGCGTTTATCAGCGGTGCCATTGCCGCGGTGCCGGGGGTGTCGGCGTTATTGGCCGCTCCGCGCCTTGGCCGGCTGGGGGATCGTATCGGCACGGCGCGCGTCCTAATGACCGCGCTGGGCTGCCTGATTGCGCTGTTTTGCATCATGGCGCTGGTCAGAACGCCGCTGCAATTAGGAGCGTTACGTTTCATGATGGGGTTTGCGGAAGGCGCATTGATGCCGGCGGTTCAAACTTTGCTGCTGAAGTATTCAAGCGATCAGGTAACCGGCCGTATTTTCGGCTATAACCAGTCGTTTATGTATTTGGGGAACGTCGCCGGCCCGCTGGTGGGCTCCAGCATTTCAGCGCTGCTGGGCTTTCGCTGGGTCTTCATCGCCACCGCCGCGCTGGTGCTGATAAACACCTGGCAGCTACATGCCGGTATGCGCAAACTCGGCGCCGCGCGCGAGCAGAAATCCGTCTGA
- a CDS encoding MarR family winged helix-turn-helix transcriptional regulator: protein MNTPVKNSQSDVPLLLDQQFCFSLYSANLALNKVYRKLLAKLNLTYPQYLVMLVLWERDALTVSEIGDRLFLDSATLTPLLKRLESAGLLGRFRSAADERQVIIRLTDQGRSLRALAATIPAEVLCASSCRADELDALKRQLEILRGHLAQG from the coding sequence ATGAACACACCCGTGAAAAATAGTCAAAGCGACGTGCCGCTGCTGCTGGATCAGCAGTTCTGCTTTTCCCTTTATTCGGCCAATCTGGCGCTGAATAAGGTTTATCGCAAATTGTTGGCCAAGCTTAATCTGACCTATCCCCAATACCTGGTGATGCTGGTGCTGTGGGAGCGGGATGCGCTGACGGTTTCGGAAATCGGCGATCGGCTATTTCTCGACTCCGCGACGCTGACGCCGTTGCTCAAACGTCTGGAAAGCGCGGGCCTGCTGGGGCGTTTTCGTTCCGCCGCCGACGAGCGGCAGGTGATCATTCGCTTAACCGATCAGGGGCGTTCGCTGCGCGCTTTGGCGGCCACCATCCCGGCGGAGGTGCTCTGCGCGTCGTCGTGCCGCGCCGATGAACTTGACGCGCTGAAACGTCAATTAGAGATTTTACGCGGCCATTTGGCTCAGGGGTAA
- the flhB gene encoding flagellar biosynthesis protein FlhB, giving the protein MAEESDLEKSEAPTPHRLQKARKEGQVPRSKELVSWLMLLSGWSLLWLAGDHLARGMGRMLQSGLSFDLHINGEGSWLLAQFSGLVRQALLASAPLFLGVTLVAAGSPMLIGGVLFSSKAVSLDLKRLNPFSGLKRLFSMQMMAELTKTLFKVCLVGGACGTALWFVWPRMTQLAQGAPLTVMAESLSLIRQCVLLIILALLPVVGFDILYQLFSHLKKLRMSRHDIREEYKEQEGDPQLKSLIRQRQRQQAQRRMMQDVANADVVIVNPTHYAVALKYEQLRMTAPRLVAKGAGVVALNIRQRAEQQGIPILEAPPLARALYRHCEIGGVIPVALYGAVAEVLAWVYGLRRWRKQGGLRPRQPSKLTVPKALDCAKGSIFNGKPGS; this is encoded by the coding sequence GTGGCGGAAGAAAGCGATCTGGAAAAAAGCGAAGCGCCCACTCCCCACCGATTACAAAAAGCGCGCAAAGAAGGCCAGGTACCGCGTTCCAAAGAACTGGTGTCGTGGCTGATGTTACTGTCTGGCTGGAGCCTGCTATGGCTGGCGGGAGATCATCTGGCTCGCGGTATGGGGCGGATGCTGCAAAGCGGGCTCTCGTTTGATCTTCACATCAACGGCGAGGGGAGTTGGTTGCTGGCCCAATTTTCCGGCCTGGTGCGGCAGGCGCTGCTGGCGAGCGCGCCGCTATTCCTCGGCGTGACGTTGGTGGCCGCCGGGTCGCCGATGTTGATCGGTGGCGTGTTGTTCAGCAGTAAGGCCGTCAGTCTGGATCTTAAACGCTTGAACCCCTTTAGCGGGCTGAAGCGCCTGTTTTCCATGCAGATGATGGCTGAACTTACCAAGACGCTGTTCAAAGTCTGTCTGGTGGGGGGCGCCTGCGGCACCGCGTTGTGGTTTGTTTGGCCGCGGATGACGCAGTTGGCGCAGGGGGCGCCCCTTACGGTCATGGCGGAAAGTCTGTCGCTTATCCGCCAGTGCGTGTTGCTTATCATCCTCGCCCTGCTACCCGTGGTGGGGTTCGACATTTTGTATCAGTTATTCAGCCATCTGAAAAAGCTGCGGATGTCGCGCCATGATATTCGCGAAGAATACAAAGAACAGGAAGGGGATCCGCAGCTTAAAAGCCTGATTCGCCAGCGCCAGCGTCAGCAGGCGCAGCGGCGAATGATGCAGGATGTGGCGAACGCCGATGTGGTGATCGTCAACCCGACCCATTATGCGGTGGCGCTGAAATATGAACAGTTGCGTATGACCGCGCCGCGGCTAGTAGCGAAAGGGGCCGGCGTCGTGGCGCTAAATATTCGTCAGCGGGCGGAGCAGCAGGGGATCCCCATTCTGGAAGCGCCGCCGCTGGCCCGGGCCCTCTACCGGCACTGCGAGATAGGCGGCGTTATTCCGGTAGCGCTCTATGGCGCCGTGGCGGAGGTGCTGGCTTGGGTGTATGGCTTGCGTCGCTGGCGCAAGCAAGGGGGTTTGCGGCCCCGGCAACCGAGCAAACTCACCGTACCGAAAGCATTGGATTGTGCAAAAGGGAGTATTTTTAATGGTAAACCTGGTAGCTAA
- a CDS encoding HD domain-containing protein, translating into MPTLEQRARRFAREAHGKRDQRRKYTQEPYIIHPAAVVEWVRQVPHNEAMLAAAWLHDTVEDTGVSLGQIQQRFGVEVAELVAMLTLPAFPGPTSRVVKQQAALRHLANACDEAKTIKLADIIDNTCSLIRYDADFASVYLVEKKLQLEVLSGGDSRLWREAERTLDKGLQTLRQPPHLISEEWFKQLTVSYQGGARRLSGG; encoded by the coding sequence ATGCCGACACTTGAGCAACGAGCGCGACGCTTTGCCCGCGAGGCCCACGGTAAACGCGATCAGCGCCGTAAATATACCCAGGAGCCGTACATCATCCACCCCGCCGCCGTAGTGGAGTGGGTGCGGCAGGTGCCACATAATGAAGCCATGCTGGCCGCCGCCTGGCTCCATGATACCGTCGAGGATACCGGCGTCAGCCTGGGGCAAATTCAGCAGCGGTTCGGCGTCGAGGTGGCCGAACTGGTGGCCATGCTGACGCTGCCGGCCTTCCCCGGTCCTACCTCCAGAGTGGTCAAACAGCAGGCGGCCCTGCGTCATTTAGCCAACGCCTGCGATGAAGCCAAAACCATTAAATTGGCGGATATTATTGATAATACCTGCTCGCTTATTCGCTATGACGCCGATTTCGCCAGCGTCTACCTCGTAGAAAAAAAACTGCAGTTGGAGGTGTTATCCGGCGGCGACAGCCGTCTTTGGCGCGAAGCGGAGCGGACGCTGGACAAAGGTCTGCAAACATTACGCCAGCCGCCTCATTTGATAAGCGAAGAGTGGTTTAAACAATTAACCGTCAGCTATCAGGGCGGCGCCCGGCGGCTGTCCGGCGGATAA
- a CDS encoding organic hydroperoxide resistance protein, with the protein MSIEKVIYRAKAKATGGRDGRATSSDGVLDVKLGLPKEMGGQGGAVTNPEQLFAAGYSACFLGALKHVAAQDKTSLPAETFIEGSVGIGAIATGFAIEVQLEIHLPGLARSVAEELVRKAHVVCPYSNATRNNIDVDLQVITG; encoded by the coding sequence ATGTCTATTGAAAAAGTGATTTATCGCGCCAAAGCGAAGGCCACCGGCGGCCGCGATGGGCGCGCGACCTCCTCCGACGGCGTGTTGGACGTCAAGCTGGGCCTGCCCAAAGAAATGGGCGGTCAAGGCGGCGCGGTCACCAACCCCGAACAGCTGTTCGCCGCCGGCTACTCTGCCTGTTTCCTTGGCGCGCTAAAACATGTCGCCGCGCAGGACAAAACCTCTCTGCCCGCCGAGACCTTTATCGAAGGCAGCGTGGGGATCGGTGCAATCGCCACCGGTTTCGCCATTGAGGTTCAGCTTGAGATCCACCTGCCGGGCCTGGCGCGCAGCGTGGCGGAAGAGCTGGTGCGAAAAGCCCATGTGGTGTGCCCGTATTCCAACGCGACCCGCAATAATATCGATGTTGATTTGCAGGTCATTACCGGCTAA
- a CDS encoding cupin, with translation MKIETLSLAEAANGVPNNLLPVVIYRGVIPGGTHHPAVWLERHFAANGWPAQWRYGIYPFTHFHSNTHELLGVYAGQAQIQLGGETGPLVTLAIGDVVLIPAGVGHKAIDTSADFMVVGAYPPDVSADLYRDDATNLDPARARVAQVPLPATDPLSGDRGGITTLWHNAEQA, from the coding sequence ATGAAAATTGAAACGCTTTCCTTGGCCGAAGCCGCCAACGGCGTGCCCAACAATCTCTTACCGGTAGTGATCTACCGCGGGGTCATTCCAGGGGGGACACACCATCCCGCGGTGTGGCTGGAGAGGCATTTCGCCGCGAACGGCTGGCCGGCGCAGTGGCGCTACGGCATCTATCCGTTTACCCATTTCCACAGCAATACCCATGAGTTGCTCGGCGTTTACGCCGGCCAGGCGCAAATTCAACTGGGCGGCGAAACCGGGCCGTTGGTGACCCTCGCAATAGGGGATGTGGTGCTGATCCCAGCCGGCGTGGGTCATAAAGCTATCGACACCAGCGCGGATTTCATGGTGGTGGGCGCCTATCCGCCGGACGTTAGCGCCGATTTGTATCGCGACGACGCGACAAATTTGGACCCAGCGCGCGCCAGAGTCGCCCAAGTGCCGCTGCCGGCGACCGATCCGTTAAGCGGCGATCGCGGCGGCATCACCACGCTTTGGCATAACGCCGAACAGGCATAA
- the eptB gene encoding kdo(2)-lipid A phosphoethanolamine 7''-transferase — translation MKIVKTLSHQTLSLLLAIYIGLFLNLSVFIRRFDMLHPSSTVGHMVIALTEITAAILSTFFLMRILSFGGRLFYRIAASLLVLISVAASYYMTYFNVVIGYGIIASVMTTDIDLSREVVGIKFLVWMVGISALPLLLIWQNALADTLFQQMKTPGRRVKSLLGLLVVLALVWLPVRYQDKAQNLRERITNIDMPSYGGLVAHSYLPSNWLAALGLFAYTRLDESQDNESLFDPAKQFTYLPPAGIDNTYVVFIIGETTRWDHMGLLGYERDTTPKLSHEKNLVAFRGHSCDTSTKLSLRCMFVREGGTLDNPQRTLKEQNVFAVMRKLGFTSELFAMQSEVWFYNNTDANNYAFREMIASEKRNDGKSVDDMLLVDELKESLARHPQGKHLVILHTKGSHYLYSQRYPRSFARYQPECIGVDQACSKAQLINAFDNSVLYTDSFIDKVIDQVRDKKALVFYAADHGESIDENYHLHGTPRDMAPPEQFRVPMMVWASDAFLASPENHDAFARLQAQQRAGTVHRHEELFDSLLGCLGYRSPNGGIKAENNWCQKPSAAQPVATVNRG, via the coding sequence ATGAAAATTGTAAAAACACTGTCACATCAGACGCTTTCCCTGTTGCTTGCCATCTATATCGGCCTGTTCCTCAACCTCTCGGTCTTCATCCGACGATTCGATATGCTGCATCCGTCCTCCACCGTCGGGCATATGGTCATCGCGTTAACCGAAATCACCGCCGCTATTTTATCCACCTTCTTTTTGATGCGGATATTGTCGTTCGGCGGTCGCCTGTTCTATCGCATCGCGGCGTCGCTACTGGTGCTGATATCGGTCGCCGCCAGTTACTACATGACCTATTTCAACGTCGTTATCGGTTACGGCATAATCGCCTCGGTGATGACGACCGATATCGATCTGTCGCGCGAAGTCGTGGGCATCAAATTCCTGGTATGGATGGTAGGGATAAGCGCCTTGCCGCTGTTGCTGATTTGGCAAAACGCCCTCGCCGACACCCTGTTCCAGCAAATGAAAACGCCGGGCAGACGGGTGAAATCTTTACTGGGGCTGCTGGTGGTGCTGGCGCTGGTATGGCTGCCGGTGCGTTATCAGGATAAGGCGCAGAATCTGCGTGAACGTATCACCAATATTGACATGCCCAGCTATGGCGGTTTGGTGGCGCACTCCTATCTGCCGTCGAACTGGCTGGCGGCGCTCGGGCTGTTCGCGTATACGCGGCTCGATGAGAGCCAGGATAACGAGAGCCTGTTCGATCCCGCCAAGCAGTTTACCTATCTGCCGCCGGCGGGCATCGATAATACCTATGTGGTGTTTATTATTGGCGAGACCACCCGTTGGGATCATATGGGTCTGCTGGGCTATGAACGCGATACGACGCCAAAACTCTCCCACGAAAAGAATCTGGTGGCGTTTCGCGGGCATTCCTGCGATACCTCCACCAAACTCTCTCTGCGCTGTATGTTCGTGCGCGAGGGGGGAACCCTCGATAATCCGCAGCGTACGCTGAAAGAGCAGAATGTCTTTGCCGTGATGCGTAAACTGGGCTTCACCTCCGAGCTGTTTGCCATGCAAAGCGAAGTGTGGTTCTACAACAACACCGACGCCAACAATTATGCCTTTCGCGAAATGATCGCGTCAGAGAAGCGCAATGATGGTAAATCCGTGGACGATATGCTGCTTGTTGACGAGCTGAAGGAATCGCTGGCCCGCCATCCCCAAGGCAAGCATTTGGTCATTTTGCACACCAAAGGCTCTCACTATTTGTATTCGCAGCGTTACCCGCGCAGTTTTGCCCGCTATCAGCCGGAGTGTATCGGCGTCGATCAGGCCTGCAGCAAGGCGCAGCTGATTAACGCGTTCGATAACAGCGTCCTGTATACCGACAGTTTTATCGATAAGGTCATCGATCAGGTCCGCGATAAAAAAGCGCTAGTGTTCTATGCCGCCGACCACGGTGAGTCCATTGACGAAAACTATCACTTGCACGGTACACCGCGCGACATGGCGCCGCCGGAGCAGTTCCGCGTGCCGATGATGGTCTGGGCATCCGACGCTTTCCTGGCCAGTCCCGAGAATCATGACGCCTTTGCGCGGCTGCAGGCGCAACAGCGCGCCGGCACGGTGCATCGTCATGAAGAATTGTTTGATAGCCTGTTGGGATGCCTGGGGTACCGGTCCCCGAATGGCGGTATTAAAGCGGAAAATAACTGGTGTCAGAAACCGTCGGCGGCGCAGCCGGTTGCCACGGTTAATCGTGGCTGA
- the flhC gene encoding flagellar transcriptional regulator FlhC, which yields MYRKSIMQESRDIQLAMELIALGARLPILENETCLSRSRLLRLYKEVKGTPAPKGLLPFSADWFLSWEQNIHSSAFYNAYLCLIRIGNIPTIEAMIKAYRLYLELCPQRQDGGPVLGLTRAWILLRFIDSQLLGQTRCKQCGGAFITYAFHPPHNFVCSFCHPPSRAVKKRKLSHAAADNRIYNLRQRNMCNVKPC from the coding sequence GTGTATAGGAAAAGTATCATGCAGGAATCCAGGGATATACAGCTGGCCATGGAGCTGATTGCGCTAGGCGCTCGGCTACCCATTCTGGAAAATGAAACCTGCCTGAGCCGCAGTCGATTGCTGAGATTGTATAAGGAAGTCAAAGGGACGCCGGCGCCTAAGGGGCTGTTGCCATTCTCCGCTGACTGGTTTCTCTCCTGGGAGCAGAATATCCACTCTTCCGCGTTTTACAACGCTTATCTCTGCCTGATTCGTATAGGAAATATCCCGACCATCGAGGCAATGATAAAAGCGTATCGGCTGTATCTCGAACTCTGCCCGCAGCGCCAGGATGGCGGGCCGGTACTGGGTTTGACCCGCGCCTGGATATTGCTACGCTTTATCGACAGCCAATTACTGGGGCAAACGCGCTGTAAACAATGTGGGGGAGCATTCATTACCTACGCCTTCCATCCACCCCATAACTTTGTTTGCAGTTTTTGCCACCCACCCTCAAGGGCGGTTAAAAAGCGTAAACTTTCACATGCCGCCGCCGATAATCGCATATATAACTTAAGACAACGGAATATGTGCAACGTAAAGCCATGCTAG
- a CDS encoding VOC family protein — protein sequence MSRVQAVDHLVISVSDIARSKHFYRQLFAFLGFEVMDEMDNAMGWRHASGRFWIYQADAQGAKHPYRKGDIGFHHYAWSLKSRQDVDALQRWLEQHGATIVDPAGEYYPDYYAVFFLDPDGMKLEGMHYG from the coding sequence ATGTCCCGAGTACAGGCCGTCGATCATCTGGTGATAAGCGTCAGCGATATCGCGCGCTCTAAGCACTTTTATCGCCAACTCTTTGCGTTTCTTGGCTTCGAGGTCATGGATGAGATGGACAACGCCATGGGGTGGCGTCACGCGTCCGGCCGGTTTTGGATTTACCAGGCCGACGCGCAGGGTGCCAAGCACCCGTACCGAAAAGGGGATATCGGCTTCCACCATTACGCCTGGTCGCTTAAAAGCCGGCAGGATGTGGATGCGCTCCAGCGTTGGCTTGAGCAGCACGGCGCGACCATCGTCGACCCCGCCGGCGAATATTACCCCGATTATTATGCCGTGTTTTTCCTTGATCCCGACGGCATGAAGCTTGAGGGCATGCATTACGGTTAG
- a CDS encoding nitroreductase family protein, producing the protein MSNAFIDAIAARRSIYALGKNVSLSSDAITALVKEAVKHSPSSFNSQSSRVVVLFGHAHETLWDIVKSTLKKIVPAEAFGATENKLSSFAAGAGTILFFEDTTVIDELQKQFAAYADNFPIWSEHSTGIAQFAVWSALAQEKIGASLQHYNPLIDDEVKATWHLPASWKLRAQMPFGSIENPAGEKTYISDETRFKVFK; encoded by the coding sequence ATGAGTAATGCTTTTATCGACGCCATTGCTGCGCGCCGCTCCATTTATGCCCTCGGCAAGAACGTATCGCTGTCGTCGGACGCCATTACCGCGCTGGTGAAAGAGGCGGTGAAGCACAGCCCCTCGTCGTTTAACTCGCAAAGCTCGCGCGTGGTGGTGTTGTTTGGTCACGCGCATGAAACCCTATGGGACATCGTCAAAAGCACGTTGAAAAAGATCGTGCCGGCGGAAGCCTTTGGCGCTACCGAAAACAAACTGTCGTCCTTTGCCGCCGGTGCCGGTACGATTTTGTTTTTTGAAGACACCACGGTTATTGATGAACTGCAAAAACAATTTGCCGCCTATGCCGATAACTTCCCGATCTGGTCAGAACACTCCACCGGGATTGCGCAGTTCGCCGTCTGGAGCGCCCTGGCCCAGGAGAAGATCGGCGCCAGCCTGCAACACTATAATCCGCTCATCGATGATGAGGTCAAAGCCACGTGGCATCTGCCGGCGAGCTGGAAATTGCGGGCGCAAATGCCGTTTGGTTCCATTGAAAACCCCGCCGGCGAAAAGACCTATATTTCCGATGAAACCCGCTTCAAAGTATTCAAATAG
- the motB gene encoding flagellar motor protein MotB has translation MKKTSPPVVIKWRRAQHANHHVGSWKIAYADFMTAMMAFFLVMWLLGATTPQQREQIAEYFRMPLSEAISHNRKFNINDFPLPANANDAAGPTRLRQRQLEHQRDIQRLNDTRLRLEQMLRNDPRLRELQPNMRITLMHEGLRIEIIDSKRRPMFATGGTEIAPYMRSIMHIIAPVLNDLPNRISLAGHTDNQPYLNGERGYGNWELSADRANASRRELVEGGLMSDKILRVIGMANTMAPPGKEDDNAAQRRISIVILTHEQEEAIRQENTESQSEVIDGEQDAAAQLRRLANPPRGKDSAPSGPSVPSGPSASSLPSAPSAPSAPSGPSASSLPSGSSAPSAPSAPSAPSAPSGFSAPTVPSGSSASSLPSGPSAPAVSTAAPSDATSPAPDDDNDGAGGKTPETIPPNAP, from the coding sequence ATGAAAAAGACGTCACCCCCGGTTGTAATCAAATGGCGCAGGGCACAGCATGCCAATCATCATGTCGGCTCGTGGAAGATAGCCTATGCCGATTTCATGACCGCGATGATGGCGTTTTTTTTGGTGATGTGGCTGCTGGGGGCGACGACGCCGCAGCAGCGTGAGCAGATCGCCGAATATTTCAGAATGCCGTTAAGTGAGGCGATTAGCCACAACCGCAAATTCAACATCAATGATTTCCCGCTGCCCGCTAACGCCAACGACGCCGCCGGGCCGACGCGTCTGCGTCAGCGCCAGCTGGAGCATCAGCGGGATATTCAACGGCTAAATGATACCCGCCTGCGCTTGGAGCAGATGTTGCGCAACGATCCGCGGCTGCGGGAACTGCAGCCGAATATGCGCATTACGCTGATGCATGAGGGATTGCGCATTGAAATTATCGACAGTAAAAGAAGGCCGATGTTCGCCACCGGCGGCACGGAAATTGCGCCCTATATGCGCAGTATTATGCATATCATTGCGCCGGTGCTTAACGATTTGCCCAATCGTATAAGCCTGGCCGGGCATACGGATAATCAGCCTTATTTAAACGGCGAGCGTGGCTACGGCAACTGGGAGCTGTCCGCCGATCGTGCCAATGCGTCGCGCCGTGAATTGGTGGAAGGCGGGTTGATGAGTGACAAAATTCTCCGGGTCATCGGCATGGCGAATACCATGGCGCCGCCCGGTAAAGAGGATGACAACGCCGCGCAGCGCCGTATTAGTATCGTTATTTTGACCCACGAGCAGGAAGAGGCCATTCGCCAGGAAAATACCGAGAGCCAGAGCGAAGTGATTGACGGCGAACAGGATGCGGCCGCGCAATTGCGGCGTTTGGCTAATCCGCCGCGCGGCAAGGATAGCGCGCCGTCAGGGCCATCGGTACCGTCAGGCCCCTCGGCGTCATCGCTACCGTCAGCTCCCTCGGCGCCATCGGCGCCGTCAGGCCCCTCGGCGTCATCGCTACCGTCAGGTTCCTCGGCGCCATCCGCGCCGTCAGCTCCCTCGGCGCCATCCGCGCCGTCAGGTTTTTCGGCGCCAACGGTGCCGTCAGGTTCCTCGGCGTCATCGCTACCGTCAGGCCCCTCGGCGCCAGCGGTATCCACCGCGGCGCCATCTGACGCGACGTCGCCCGCGCCGGACGACGATAACGATGGCGCCGGCGGGAAGACGCCGGAGACGATTCCACCCAACGCGCCCTGA